TCGCGATCGCCTCGTCGCGCGGAAGCACACCCGACACGGCGAAGAAGCAGGTCTGCATGATGGTGTTGATGCGGCCGCCCATCCCCGCCTCGCGGGCGACGACCGAGGCGTCGATGACGTGGAGCTTCAGGTTCCGCTCGAGAATCTTCTCCTGCGCCTCGCGGGGAAGTGTGTCCCAGATCGCGTCCGGACCCCGCGTGGAGTTGATCAGCACGACCGCACCGTCCGCGGCGACGTCGAGGAGATCTATTCGCGAGAGGAAGTCCTCCTGGTGGCACGCGACGAAGCTGGCGCGGCGAATCAGGTAGGACGATCGGATCGGGCGCGGGCCGAACCTCAGGTGCGAGATCGTCACCGCCCCGGACTTCTTGGAGTCGTAGACGAAGTAACCCTGCGCGTGGTTCGGCGTCTCCTCCCCGATGATCTTGATCGAGTTCTTGTTGGCCCCCACGGTGCCGTCGGCGCCGAGGCCGTAGAAGACGGCTCGCACGACGTCGGCCGGCTCGATGTCGAACTCCGGGTCGTACGGGAGCGACGTGTTCGAGACGTCGTCCTGAATGCCGATCGTGAACCGCCGTTTCGGCGTGGCCGACGCGAGATCGTCGCAGATCGCCTTGGCCATCGCCGGCGTGAACTCCTTCGATGAGAGGCCGTATCGGCCCCCCGTCACGGCCGGCTCGGAGGTGAAGCGCGTCGCCCCGTCGGCGAACGCCTCGTGGAGGGCCGCGACGACGTCGAGGAACAGGGGATCGCCGACGGCGCCGGGCTCTTTCGTGCGATCGAGCACGGCGATCCGGCGCGTGGTCACGGGGAGCGCCGCGACGAGGGCCGCCGTCGAAAAGGGACGGAAGAGGCGCACCTTGACCAGCCCCACCTTCTCGCCGCGCGCGGCGAGCCACTCGATCGTCTCGTGGGCCGTCTCGGCCCCCGATCCCATCATCACGAGCACACGCTCCGCCTCGGGGTGCCCGACGTAATCGAAGAGGCGGTAGCACCGGCCCGTCAGGGCGCCGAACCGATCCATCGTTCGCTGAACCACGTCGCCGCACGCGGCGTAATAGGGCGTGCACGCCTCGCGCGCCTGGAAGAAGGTGTCCGGGTTCTGGGCGGCGCCGCGGAGGACGGGATGATCCGGCGTGAGGGCCCTGCGGCGGTGATCGGCGACGCGCTCCTCGTCGATCATGAAGCGCAGGTCGTCGTCGGTGAGCGTCTCGATCTTCGCGACCTCGTGGGAGGTCCGGAAACCGTCGAAGAAGTGGAGGAACGGGATGCGCGCGGCGAGGGTCGCGGCGTGCGCGACGCAGGCGAAGTCGTGCGCCTCCTGCACGGAGCCCGCGGCGAGGAAGGCGAAGCCAGTCTGCCGGCAGGCCATCACGTCGGAGTGGTCGCCGAAGATCGACAGGGCATGGGTCGCGAGGGTGCGGGCCGACACGTGCATGCAGAACGAGGTCAGCTCCCCCGCGATCTTGTACATGTTGGGGATCATCAGGAGGAGACCCTGCGACGCCGTGAAGGTCGTCGTCAGGGCGCCGGCCTGGAGCGCGCCGTGAACCGCGCCGGCCGCGCCTCCCTCCGACTGCATCTCGATAACCTCGGGGACCGCCCCCCAGACGTTCGCGCGGCCGTGCGCCGACCACTCGTCGGCGAGCTCCCCCATGGTCGAGGACGGGGTGATCGGGTAGATCGCGATCACCTCGCTGACGCGGTGGGCGACGGAGGCGGCGGCCTCGTTTCCGTCGAGAGTGGACATCGATCGAGCGGCCATGCCGACCCCCCTGACTGCGGTTCTCCCGTGAGAATGAAATCCAGACATACGGAACAGCAAGGGGGGTGCCATGCGACGCAGGGGTGCGGGAAGGGCCACCCCTTGCCCCATCGCACGTTGGCCGGGCGTCGGGGCGGCGCGGGTGCGTCACTTCGCGCTCTGCGCGCAGTTCCTCACCTCCGGCCAGGCGGTCGATCTAGAATCAGCGCCCCGACTTCGAGGAGGAGAGAGTGACGGACCGCGCGCAGCTTCCCGGCGGGATAGGATTCCGCGCCAGGCTTCGACGCCTCATGCCGAGGGTGGCCCTCGTCTTCTGCCTGCTCGTCGCGGCGAAGGGGGCCCTCGCCCTGCTCGGGGTCGCTCCGGCCTCGAGACTCCGCGGGTTCGTCGACGGCCTGACAATCCTGAGCGGCCTTCTCGCCGCGGGCTACTACGTCCCCAAGGGCGTGCGCTGGCTCTGGCGGAAAACGCTGTGGCGGGTGCGGCGCCGGCTGGTCATCACGTATCTGTTCGTCGGTCTCACGCCGATCGTCCTGATGGCTTCGCTCGGGATCCTCGCGGGGTTCGTCGCCTCCGCGGAGGGGATGGCCGCCGCCGTGCGGCAGCAGCTCCGGTCCCTCGAGACGCAGGCGGCCGCCTCCGCGCGGCGCATCGCCGCCCGGCTCGCGTCCATCGATCCCGCGGACGCCGGCGTGGACGGCGTCGTGGCGCGCGAAGGCGAGGCGCTTCGCGATCTCCTTCCCGGCGCGCGCCTCGAGGCCTGGATCGCCGGCGCCGGCGCCGCGGGGTCGCGCGCGCGCGCGGTCTCCCGACCCGACGAGGCGGACGCACGGCCCCTCGGCGGCGACGACGGCGACGGGGCGCCCCTCCCCGCCTGGATCCCGAATGGAACGTTCGAGGGGCTGGTCTTCGTCCCGCCGGTGGACGAGTCGACCCGGTTCGGCTCGGGGACGATCCGGGCGATCGCGACGCAGGGAGGCGCGCACGGGGCCGTGACCGTGCTCGTGTCGGTGCCGATGAGCCGGTCGCTCGTCACGCGCCTGAGAGATGCCTCGCGCGTCGAGGTGCACCCGTACTTCGACCGGTCCCGCGTCAAGGTCGAGGAGTCGAGCATCGAGATCCCCGAGCCGGAGCGCCCGCCCGCCGCCGCGAGGAAGTCCGCCGCCCGCATCAGCATCGACGGCCAGGACATTCCGGCGAACGCGATCGATCAGCTCGGCGAGCCGCTCCCCGATGTCCCCTACCCTGTCATCGTTCCCGCCACCGACTGGGGCACCGGCAAGAGAGAGGACCGCGTCGCCTTCCTCTTCCCCTGGTCGTGGTCGCAGGCGGCCTCCCAGGTGCTCGGCGGGACGGAGATCGGCCGCATCTGGAAGATCGCGCTCGTCGCCGTCGCGCTGGTCTTCCTCCTCTTCGAGCTGATGGCGCTCCTCGCGGCGGTGCTCATCACGCGGGAGGTGACGGGCACGGTGCACGAGCTCCACCTCGCCACCGTCGCGGTGCGCCGCGGAGACTTCACCCACCGCGCGCGCAAGACGTCCCACGATCAGCTCGGCGAGCTGGCCGACGCATTCAACGACATGGCGGGGCACATCGGCGAGCTGCTCGACGAGCGCGTGGTGCGCGAGAGGCTCGAGCGCGAGGTGGAGATCGCGGCGGAGGTCCAGTCGAAGCTCTTCCCCCGAGCGCTCCCCGCGCTGTCGTCGGCGGAGATCACCGGAGAGTGCCGGGCCGCCCGCGGCGTCGCGGGCGACTACTTCGACTACATCACGGTGGCCCCGGGGCTGATCGCCATCGCCCTCGCCGACGTCTCGGGCAAGGGGATCTCCGCCTCCCTCCTGATGTCCAACCTCCAGGCGTCCCTGAGGGCGCAGGCCGGAATGCTCTCCGAGATCCCGGCGCGGCCCGTCGTCGCCGCCGGCGCCCCGCCCGGATCGCAGAGCGCGGGGGCGGTGGCGCTCCTCGCGTCGCGCCTGAACGCGCAGCTGTGCCGGGCCACCGACATCAACCGCTACGCCACTCTCTTCCTGGCCCTCTACGACGAGGGGTCGCGGGCCCTGCGGTACACGAACGCCGGACACAACGCGGCGATTCTCGTGCAGGAGGACGGATCGGTGACGCGGCTATCGCGGGGGGGGACGATCGTCGGCGCGTTCGAGGGAGCCTCCTACGAGGAGGCGGGCGCGGTGCTCAGCCGCGGCGCGATCGTCGTCGTCTTCTCGGACGGCATCAGCGAGGCAACGAACGCGGCGGGGGACGAGTTCGGAGAGGATCGCATCGCCACCCTCGCCGTCGCCAACCGGCATCGCAGCGCCGAGCAGATTCGGGACGGCCTCTTCTCGGCGGTGGACGCGTGGTCCGAGGGACTGGAGCGCAACGACGACCAGACTCTCGTGGTGCTGAGGGCGACGGCCGCGGCCGGCGGGCGTTGACCTGCGGGTGGGTCGGGGCTCTCCGCCGGGGGGAGGAGGGGGGAAAGCGGAGAGCCCCTCGAAGAATTTTCCCTAGCGAGACGGCTCGACGACGAGATCGCCGCTGCCGGTCTCCACGCTGATGCGGATGCGGCCGTCCCCGCGCCGGTAGCCCACGACCGTCCGATCCTTGAGGATGGGCTCCGCGTCGCGGAAGCGGCTCTGGATGTCGCCGCTCCCCTGGTCGGCGCGGACCTCGAAGCCCGAGTCGGGATCGAGCTCGAGCCTCACGTCGCCGCTGCCGGTGTCGGCCTTCACGCGCGCGAGGCGCGCGCCGCGCGCCTGGAGGTGGATGTTTCCGGAGCCGCTGTCGGCGACCACCTCGGAGACGTCGGCGTCCTCCACCTGAACGTCGCCGGAGCCGGAATCGGTGGCGATGCGGTCGGCCTTCGCGCCGCGGATCGTGATGTCGCCGGAGCCGACGTCGCACGAGAGAGAGCCGCCGTCGAAGGCGGAGATCGTGCAGTCGCCGCTGCCGGTGTCGCATTTCAGATCACCGCCCACGTCCGACACCTTCACGTCCCCCGAGCCCGTGTCCGCCCGGATCGAGCCGCGCACCCTCTCGAGCACGATGTCGCCGCTCGAGGTGTCGAACAGGATCTTCCCCTCCGCCCCGGTCCCCTCGAGCTTGCCGACCAGGTTTCGAAAGGTCGCCTCGACCGCGCGCTTCGGGATCTGGATCTCCACGTCGGCGTACAGGAGCGTCCCGGAGCTGGAGCTCACCTTCGCCTTGTGACCGTCGTACTTCGTCGTGGTGTTCGACCCGCCGAAGAGGCCGGCGAGGAACGACATGCCGTCGTCCGAGCGATGGCCGGGGTAGCGGATCGTGTCGTAGTCCGAGAGGGGGTAGCGCACGCGAAGGGTCGGCGTCCCGTCGTCCCCCGTCACCTGCAGGAACTGGACGCCTGCGGCCGCGGCGGCGTCCTCGGCGTGCACCGTGGCCGTGGCCACGACCCGATCCGACGATCCGACGGTGACCCTCATCACCCCCGCGAGGTTCTCGACGGCGAAGGCGCCGTGGACGTCGGCGGGGAGCTCGATCTTCAGCGTTCGCGTGGTCTCGGCGCCGGCCAGGGTGAGCGATGCGGCGGCGACGACCGCCGCGGTTGCGAGTCTGAAGCCCATGGACACCTCCCTCCGATGAAAAACAGGGGCTCCTACGGGCACCGGGAGCCCCGGGTTGCCCCGCGCCCGAAATAAGTCGCGGATCAGGGGGCCGACACGTTCGAAGTCCCAACGGCGAACCGGAGCGCGACCAGCGCGCGCACGCGCGCCACCCTCGCCGCCTCCTCACGTCCCGCGGCGGCCGCGAGGTCCGCGCGCCGCTCGGCGAGCTCCGTCTCGGTCGCCGACCCGGCGCCGTACAGGGCCTCCGCCTGGTCGAGGGCGGCCTGGGCCTGCTCGCGGACCGTTGCGGTGCGCGACTCGTCGAGGGCGGCGATGCGCAGGCCGGTCACGGCCTGGCGCACCTCGGTCTCGACCCTCCGGCCGAGCGCGGCGAGGGTCAGATCCGCCGCGCGCTGCTCCTCGGTCCGGCGCTCGATGACCGCGGTCCGTTCACCGGAATCGAAGAAGGTCCAGCGGAGCCCCGCCTGCAGGCGCGTATCGACCTTCTTGCCGTCGAACCCCTCGACGGTCGATGCGATGACCGCCCCCGAGACGCCCGCGTCGGGGCGGCGGGAGGCCGCGGACGCGACGACCCGCTCCCGCGACGCGGCGGCCCGGCCGCGCGCGGCGCCGACCTCGGTGCGCGCGCCGAGGGCCGTGGCGACGAGCGCGTCGGGATCCAGTTCTCCGGGCGGACCCGGAAGGCCCGCATCGGGGGCCGGCGGAAGGACGGGCACCCGGGCGAGCTGGAGGAGATGGCGAAGCCGCTCCCGTGCGAGGTCCTCGCTCGCGACAGCCGCGTCCCGGGAGCGCGTCGCCGCCTGGACGGCGAGATCGAGCTGCCGGACTCCGAGCGCGCTTCCCTCCCCCGCCGCGAGCCGCTCGCGGCCGAGGCGCGCCTGGGCCGCCGCCCGGTCCAGATCGGCGGCGGCGACCGAGAGGGCCGCCGTCGCCTGGAGCGCGTCGAGGTAGGCGGTCGCCGTCTCGTAGCGCACCTCCGCCTCGACCGTCGCCCGATCCGATCGGGAGGCGTCGATGTCGCGGGAGAGCGCCTCCTGCTCCCGCGCGTGCGAGGGCTGGTAGAAGTCCCAGCGCGCCTCGAGGCGGGCGTCCCCCTGGATCGTGTCCTGGAGCGTGCGCGGGCGCCCCGTGGGGCCTCCGATCTGGACGTCGAGAGCCGTGTTGTTCGTCAGGACCTCCGTCGCCAGATCGAGGGCCGGCCGCGTCCGCGCCCCCTCGGCGCGCCGACGGGCTTCCAGGCCCGCGCGCCCGGCGTCGCTGAGGCCCAGCCGCTCGTCGACGCGCACGGCGCGATCGAGCGCCTCGGCGTACGTGAGCGCGTCGTCCGCGCGCGGCGCCGGCGCGAAGCCTGCGGCGAGAAGAACCGTGACGGCGAGGATCGTGAGCCCTCTCATGCCAGCCTCTTTCTGAATCTCGCGACCGCGAGAGCGAGGACGACGACGAGGAACGCGAGCTGCGGCCACAGCCGCGGCACCACCGCCTCGGCGGGCAGCCCCTTCAGGAGCATGGCCCGGACCATCCTCAGGTAGTGGGTCGCCGGGATGACGCGGGAGACGAGCTGGATCGGCCGCGGCATGGCCGACAGCGGGAACATGAACCCCGACAGGAGGACCGTCGGCAGGAAGAAGAAGAACGCCATCTGCATCGCCTGGAGCTGGTTCTTCGCGAGCGTCGAGAGGAGGAGCCCCGTGGCCAGGTTGGCCACGATGAACACCGACGAGAACAGATACAGGGCGGCGACGCTGCCGTGGATGGGGACGGCGAAGACGAACCTGGCGATCGCCAGGACGATGGTCAGCTCGAAGTAGGCGATCCCGAGATATGGGAGAAGCTTTCCGAAAAGGAACTCGACCTTGCCGACGGGGGTCGTGATGATCATCTCCATCGTGCCGCGCTCCTGCTCGCGCGTCACGGAGAGCACCGTCATCAGCACGAGCGTCAGCGTGAGGATCACCGCGAGGAGACCGGGCACGATGTACCGCGACGACTCGAGGTCGGGGTTGTACCAGGCGCGGCGCGCGAGGGTCACCCGGGGCGCCTCCCCGGAGAGGCGGAGCGACTGGTCGAGCGCCACGGCGGAGGCGGCGTCCATGGCCGCCGAGACCGACATGGGATCGGACGCGTCGAGGAGGACCTGGACCTCCGCCGGCTCCTCGCGGTGGACCCGCCGCGCGTAGTCGTGCGGGATGACGATCGCCACGCCCACCTCCTCGCGCAGCAGCATCGAGCGCGCGACCGACTCGTCGGGGGCGGTGGCGATCGGATCGAAGTAGGTGGTGTTGCGGAAGCGCGCGACGAGGTCCCTCGACTCGCGCGTGCCGGAGGCGTCCGCGATGGCGGTCGGGAGGTGCCGCACGTCGGTGTCGATCGCGTATCCGAAGAGGAGGATCTGGACGATCGGGATCCCGATGATGAGCGCGAGCGTGACCCGATCGCGACGGAGCTGAATGAACTCCTTCCGGCTGACGTGGAGGAGGCGCGTGAGGCTCATCCCGTCATCTCCCTGCGAAGCTCGTCGGCGCTGTGGTGGATGAAGACGTCCTCCAGCGACGGGGCGTCGGCGTCGAGGCGCGTCACGGGGATCCCCGCCGCTTGAAGCGCCGACGCGATGCGCTCGCGGGCCGGCCCCTCGCGCGCGGCCACGACCCGCAGGACCGGGCCGAACGGAGCCACCTGATGCACCCCCGGAAGCCCGCGCAGCAGGATCATCGCCTCGCGCGGAGCGCGCGTCTCGAGGTTGTAGACCGCGATGTCCTTGACGCCGACGAGCTCCGCCGGCGATCCGCGCGCGATGATCCGCCCGTAGACCATGATCGCGATCTCGTGGCAGCGCTCGGCCTCGTCCATGTAATGCGTCGACACGAGAAAGGTCGTCCCGCCGAGGGCGAGGTCCGCGACGAGATCCCAGAACTGGCGGCGCGAGAGCGGATCGACTCCCGCCGTCGGCTCGTCGAGGATCATCAGCGGCGGAGCGTGCAGGAGCGCCGCCGCGAGCGCGAGGCGCTGTTTCCATCCGCCGGAAAGCGAGCCGGCCAGCTCTCGCCGCTTCCACGCGAGCGAGGTCGCGGCGACGATCTCCTCGATCCGTCCCTTCGACCGGCCCCCGGGGACGCCGTACACGCCGGCGAAGAACGCCAGGTTTTCCTCGACGGTGAGGTCCTCGTAGAGGGAGAACCGCTGCGTCATGTAGCCGATCCGCGCCTTCACCTTCTCGGGCTCGCGCGTCACGTCAACCCCGAGCACGGTCGCCGAGCCCGCGGTGGGAGAGAGGATGCCGCAGAGCATGCGGATCGTCGTCGACTTCCCCGAGCCGTTGGGCCCGAGGAATCCGAAGATCTGCCCGCGCCGCACCGTCAGATCGATCCCGCGCACCGCCTGCACGTGGCCGAAGCTGCGCGCGAGACCGCGCGCCTCGATGACGACGTCGTGATCGCCGGACCCGTCGATCATGGGCCGGCCACCTCGGCCGTGACGCCCGGGTGCAGCTCGGTCCCCGCCGGATCGATCGTGACGCGAACGCGGAAGACGAGCCGCGCCCGCTCCCGCGGGGTGAGGATGGCCCTCGGCGTGAACTCCGCCTCGGCCCCCATCTCGGTGACCGTTCCCTGGAACGCGCGATCGCCGAAGCCGTCGACCTTCGCCGGCAGCTTCGACCCGATGCGCAGGGCGGAGAGATCCTCCGGGGCGACGTAGATGTCGACGTATGGCGACGACGCGTCGCCGAGCTTGACGATCGGGCGCCCCGCGGGCACGACCTCGCCCACCTCGTAGTAGGTGTCGAGGACCACCGCGTCGGCCGGAGCCCGGAGCGTCATGCGATCGATGCGCTGGCGCACGATCTCGAGAGCGCGCGTCGCCGCGTCGAGCTCGCCGCGGGCGGCGTCGCGCTGCTCGCGGCGCTCACCGGCCTCGAGAAGCGAAAGGGCCGCCGACGCGCGCTCCGCGTCGTGGACCGACGTCTCCTCCGAGGCGCGCGCCCGATCCACAGCGGCCTGGCTCCCCGCGCCCGCCGCGAGGAGCTTTTCCGCTCGCGCCCTCTCCATTCTCGCGAGAGCGAGGGCCGTGTCGGCGGACTCTTTCCGTGCCCGCGCCTCTCGGACGTCCTCCGTTCTGGACCCGGCGGCCATCTCCCGCACCTTCGCGCCGCGCGAGCCCACCTCCGCCTCGAGCCGTCTCGCCTCGGCCTCGAGGAGCGAGGTGTCGAGCCGCGCGACGTCGTCGCCGGCGTGGACGCGCATCCCCTCGGCCGCCCGGCGCGCCACGAGCCTCTCGGTCTCCATGGGCGCGAGCCGCGTCTCCTTCATCTCGACGGTCCCCGCGTAGGGCCCCTCCTTGAGGGCGGACACCTCCGCGCCCGGAGACGGGCCGGCGGCCCACGACAGGATGAACAGGAAGAGGAGCGTTCGCTTCATCGATCCCCCTTGCGCTTCGAGGCGCGGCGCGGCGCGCGGTAGAGCCCGTCGCGCAGAAGCCGCCGGGTCTCGCCGACGACGGCGCGCCGCGTCGCCGGATTGAGCACGTCGACCCCGTAGGCCCGCAGGACGGGTCGGAACAGATGCCAGTAGAGGAAGAGCGAGGAGCAGAGAGCCGCCTGGATCCGGGGCGGGCCGCGCCGGACGGTCCCGGAGCGCTGGCCGCGCCTCAGCAGAGCCTCGAGCCTCCGAAGGCGCGGAAGGAGGAGACGCCCCGAGATGTCCCGAAGCCGCGGGCCGTCGCGCGACAGCTCGCGGAGCATCAGTCGCGGCATCACGTCGAACGCGGCGAGCCTCGCGTGCGCCGCGTCGATCAGCGCCTCGAGCGCGACGGGCTCCGCGCCGGCCGCGACGCCTTCGGCCCGCGCCGCAATCGTCGGATCGAACTCCGAGATGACGTCGAACAGGACGGCCGCCTTGAGCGCCTCCTTCGACCCGAAGTAGTAGTAGATCTGGCTGAGGTTCACGCCGGCGCGCGCCGCGATGTCGCGGATCGACACGTTGTCGGAGCCCCTCTCGAGCATCAGGTCCCGCGTCGAGCGCAGGAGGACCTTCCGGGGCGCCGTCGTCGCGGCGGTCCGCACCGTCCTGGTCGCAAGAGCCCGGGCCGCCATGCAGCCTCCTCAATCGAACGATTGATTGATTCTACCGGCGCGCCGAGGCGGGGTCAAGCGGAATCGGGGGCCTGCCGGACTACTCGGCGAGGAGGGACGCCAGGGCCTTTTCGAACGCGAGCGCCTCGTCGCTCCCCTCCCGGGTCTCGCCCGCGTGCCGGAGGCGCAGCCGCCCCAGCCGGTCCACGAGATAGATGGACGGCCAGACCTCGTTGCGGAGCGCGTCCCACATCCTGAAGTCGTTGTCGAGAACGACCGGGTAGGAGACGCCGAGCCGCTTCACCTCGGCGCGGACGTTGGCCGGGACCCTTTCCCGAGCGAACTCGGGCGCGTGCACGCCGACGATCGTCAGCCCGCGATCTCGGAACCGCCGGTCAAGCGACGCCACCCACGGCAGCGATCTCACGCAGTTGATTCACCCGAAGGTCCAGACGTCGAGAAGGACGACCTTTCCCCTGAGGTCCGACATCCGCAGGGGCGACGCGTTGATCCACGCCTCCGGGCTGGATGTCGGGAACTCCGGAGCCGGACGGAACGAGGAGGGATCGGCCGTCGCCGCGGCGAGCGCGAGGGCGGCGACGGACAGGGCCAGCCGATGGGATCCCGATATCAAGTCGCACCTCCGCGGGTTCGCGGCTATTCTACGGTGTCGGGCGCCCGCCCGGCCAGGGAGCCATCACTGGAACAGTTCCTCACCAACTGGGGTCTCATCGCCGTCTTCGCCGCGGCGATCGTCGAGGGGGACGTGTCGCTCGTCCTCGCGGGGTTCGTGGCCCGCATGGGATTCACGACGCTTCCGGCGACGGTCCTCATCGCCGCACTGGGCCTGCTGATCACGGACACCTTCTGGTTCGGCCTGGGTCGGTGGCGGTCCGGGTGGGTCCGCGGGACGAGGCTCTACGCCCGGGCGGAGCCGACGGTCCGCGCGGTCGCCGAGAGGCTCGGGCCGAGACAGATCATCCTCTCCCGCTTCGTGTACGGGACGAGGCTGCCGACGATGTTCTTCTGGGGTGTGCTCGGGCTATCCTTCACGCGGTTCTTCCTGCTGGACGTGTTCGGATGCCTCCTCTGGTCAACCCTCCTCGCCGGGGCCGGATTCGCCCTGAGCGAGAGCGCCTCCGCCCTGGTCGGCGAGGTGAAGAGAGTGGAGATATGGCTGCTGACCGCCTTGATTGCCGGAGTCCTCGTCCTCCTCGTCATGCGCCTCATCGCGCGACGGCGGCGCGTTTCGTCTCCGCAGCCCTCACCCTGACGCTCGGCCTCCCCCTCGCCGGCGCCGCCGGCCGAACCCCCGCGAACGCCGTCGTCAGGACGAGCCGCGGAGAGTTCAATCTCCTCGTCTACGCCCCGCGCGTCGAGACGGCGGCCACGACCGCTCCCGTCCCGGCGGACGACAAACCGCTCGTCCTCCTCGTCTCGGGCGAGGGGGGGTGGCGCAAGTTCGACGTGCTCGTGGCCGGATTCCTGAGCGACGCCGGCTACTGGGTCGGCGGCATCGACGCGATGAAGTACTTCTGGGAGGCGCAGGACGATCGCCAGGCGCTCGCGGCGGACGTCCGCGCGTACGTGGACACCCTCGCCGCCGCGGCGGGGCGAAGGCCCGGAGCCCCGGTCGTCCTCGCCGGCTTTTCGTTTGGCGCCGATCTCGCCCCCTGGGTCGCCGGGGCCGGGGGATGGAACGACCGGGTCCTCGGCATGATTCTCATGGGTCCGGACGCGACCGGGAGCCTCCAGTTCCGCATCCTCGAGATCATGGGGTTCGAGCCGAAGGAGCACATCTTTTCGGTGGCCGACGCGCTCGCGACCGCCCGCGGCGTCCCCGTCCTCTTCCTGCACGGCGAGAAGGACACCGATTCCGCCGCGCCGAGCCTCGTCGCCGGCGCCGGCGAGCCCAAGAGAATCGTCATCGTTCCGGGCGCGGACCACCACTTCTCCGGGAAGGAGGACGCGCTTCACGCCGAGATTCTCGGCGCCCTCGACTGGATTCGCGCGCAGAGGGGCGCGGCGGCGGGAGCGGCGAAGGAGAGATGAGCGGTCCCGCCATCGAGGAGCGCCCGGAGATCCGGGACGCGGCAGATCCCGGGGAGCCCGCGTCCGACGGGACGGGGTCGCAGCGTTTCTTTCTCGCGGCCTTCCTCACCCGCCTGGCCCCGTTCTGGCCGTGGGTCATCCTCGGCGGCCTCTCGTGGCTCGGCTGGCAGGAGCTGCGGGACATCGATCTCGCGACCGT
The sequence above is a segment of the Acidobacteriota bacterium genome. Coding sequences within it:
- the nifJ gene encoding pyruvate:ferredoxin (flavodoxin) oxidoreductase codes for the protein MAARSMSTLDGNEAAASVAHRVSEVIAIYPITPSSTMGELADEWSAHGRANVWGAVPEVIEMQSEGGAAGAVHGALQAGALTTTFTASQGLLLMIPNMYKIAGELTSFCMHVSARTLATHALSIFGDHSDVMACRQTGFAFLAAGSVQEAHDFACVAHAATLAARIPFLHFFDGFRTSHEVAKIETLTDDDLRFMIDEERVADHRRRALTPDHPVLRGAAQNPDTFFQAREACTPYYAACGDVVQRTMDRFGALTGRCYRLFDYVGHPEAERVLVMMGSGAETAHETIEWLAARGEKVGLVKVRLFRPFSTAALVAALPVTTRRIAVLDRTKEPGAVGDPLFLDVVAALHEAFADGATRFTSEPAVTGGRYGLSSKEFTPAMAKAICDDLASATPKRRFTIGIQDDVSNTSLPYDPEFDIEPADVVRAVFYGLGADGTVGANKNSIKIIGEETPNHAQGYFVYDSKKSGAVTISHLRFGPRPIRSSYLIRRASFVACHQEDFLSRIDLLDVAADGAVVLINSTRGPDAIWDTLPREAQEKILERNLKLHVIDASVVAREAGMGGRINTIMQTCFFAVSGVLPRDEAIAKIKDAIRKSYAKKGEEVVRKNFEAVDATLARLHAVDLSGRRAGAAPLPPIVSAVAPDFVKRVTALMMANQGDLLPVSAFPVDGTWPMGTSKWEKRAIAPQIPVWDEAVCIQCNKCALICPHAAIRAKIYPSEHLAKAPAAFKSTDYRAPEAHGLRYSIQVAPDDCTGCTLCVMVCPAKDKSNPKHKAIDMAAHAPLRETERANDTFFLALPEADRASLKLDVKGSQFLEPLFEYSGACAGCGETPYIKLLTQLFGDRALIANATGCSSIYGGNLPTTPYTTNRDGRGPAWANSLFEDNAEFGLGFRLALDGHASHAKALLRSLASRIGEDLAAALDTAEMDGEAQIAEQRARVVELRRRLAAISLPAARRLELLADYLVRKTVWIVGGDGWAYDIGFGGLDHVLASGRNVNILVLDTEVYSNTGGQQSKATPLGAAAKF
- a CDS encoding SpoIIE family protein phosphatase is translated as MTDRAQLPGGIGFRARLRRLMPRVALVFCLLVAAKGALALLGVAPASRLRGFVDGLTILSGLLAAGYYVPKGVRWLWRKTLWRVRRRLVITYLFVGLTPIVLMASLGILAGFVASAEGMAAAVRQQLRSLETQAAASARRIAARLASIDPADAGVDGVVAREGEALRDLLPGARLEAWIAGAGAAGSRARAVSRPDEADARPLGGDDGDGAPLPAWIPNGTFEGLVFVPPVDESTRFGSGTIRAIATQGGAHGAVTVLVSVPMSRSLVTRLRDASRVEVHPYFDRSRVKVEESSIEIPEPERPPAAARKSAARISIDGQDIPANAIDQLGEPLPDVPYPVIVPATDWGTGKREDRVAFLFPWSWSQAASQVLGGTEIGRIWKIALVAVALVFLLFELMALLAAVLITREVTGTVHELHLATVAVRRGDFTHRARKTSHDQLGELADAFNDMAGHIGELLDERVVRERLEREVEIAAEVQSKLFPRALPALSSAEITGECRAARGVAGDYFDYITVAPGLIAIALADVSGKGISASLLMSNLQASLRAQAGMLSEIPARPVVAAGAPPGSQSAGAVALLASRLNAQLCRATDINRYATLFLALYDEGSRALRYTNAGHNAAILVQEDGSVTRLSRGGTIVGAFEGASYEEAGAVLSRGAIVVVFSDGISEATNAAGDEFGEDRIATLAVANRHRSAEQIRDGLFSAVDAWSEGLERNDDQTLVVLRATAAAGGR
- a CDS encoding DUF4097 family beta strand repeat protein, which gives rise to MGFRLATAAVVAAASLTLAGAETTRTLKIELPADVHGAFAVENLAGVMRVTVGSSDRVVATATVHAEDAAAAAGVQFLQVTGDDGTPTLRVRYPLSDYDTIRYPGHRSDDGMSFLAGLFGGSNTTTKYDGHKAKVSSSSGTLLYADVEIQIPKRAVEATFRNLVGKLEGTGAEGKILFDTSSGDIVLERVRGSIRADTGSGDVKVSDVGGDLKCDTGSGDCTISAFDGGSLSCDVGSGDITIRGAKADRIATDSGSGDVQVEDADVSEVVADSGSGNIHLQARGARLARVKADTGSGDVRLELDPDSGFEVRADQGSGDIQSRFRDAEPILKDRTVVGYRRGDGRIRISVETGSGDLVVEPSR
- a CDS encoding TolC family protein, which produces MRGLTILAVTVLLAAGFAPAPRADDALTYAEALDRAVRVDERLGLSDAGRAGLEARRRAEGARTRPALDLATEVLTNNTALDVQIGGPTGRPRTLQDTIQGDARLEARWDFYQPSHAREQEALSRDIDASRSDRATVEAEVRYETATAYLDALQATAALSVAAADLDRAAAQARLGRERLAAGEGSALGVRQLDLAVQAATRSRDAAVASEDLARERLRHLLQLARVPVLPPAPDAGLPGPPGELDPDALVATALGARTEVGAARGRAAASRERVVASAASRRPDAGVSGAVIASTVEGFDGKKVDTRLQAGLRWTFFDSGERTAVIERRTEEQRAADLTLAALGRRVETEVRQAVTGLRIAALDESRTATVREQAQAALDQAEALYGAGSATETELAERRADLAAAAGREEAARVARVRALVALRFAVGTSNVSAP
- a CDS encoding ABC transporter permease, which encodes MSLTRLLHVSRKEFIQLRRDRVTLALIIGIPIVQILLFGYAIDTDVRHLPTAIADASGTRESRDLVARFRNTTYFDPIATAPDESVARSMLLREEVGVAIVIPHDYARRVHREEPAEVQVLLDASDPMSVSAAMDAASAVALDQSLRLSGEAPRVTLARRAWYNPDLESSRYIVPGLLAVILTLTLVLMTVLSVTREQERGTMEMIITTPVGKVEFLFGKLLPYLGIAYFELTIVLAIARFVFAVPIHGSVAALYLFSSVFIVANLATGLLLSTLAKNQLQAMQMAFFFFLPTVLLSGFMFPLSAMPRPIQLVSRVIPATHYLRMVRAMLLKGLPAEAVVPRLWPQLAFLVVVLALAVARFRKRLA